In Pseudomonas nunensis, a single window of DNA contains:
- a CDS encoding diguanylate cyclase — protein sequence MFKASLRSHLTLWFAGLSLLTLLSVGFYVGHIATGQMKQASGNALLSTAKSAAELLGAQLRERQLEVSLLSRAPLLKRGNLDDPDILTSMELRTQSRAEYAWMGVADADGRVRQAVNGLLVNQSVKERPWFQAGLRGDYTGDPHEAVLLAKLLPGSASGEPLRFIDFAAPIRNAQGQVVGVLGAHAHWSWVTKIVDAAVLQKGTAPEVEALIVDHDGKVLYPEQLAGEQLPNLPGTLKTPDTAPGWSVGNGYLTSAVAVPTPSSAGLTWYIAVRQPLDIALHPARVLFYKLLALGFIAAIIFGLVAYYLALHLSRPIEQLARAAKQVQDHQPDVAFPLQHSVREIAQLVQSIQGMTQSLLGKERELQEANTSLEATVAQRTVALTQANANLLKLATHDALTGVFNRRRFDEKLAECSLLFQRTGRTFALLFIDVDYFKRINDTHGHAIGDEVLEQLAKLIQRNTRATDFVARYGGEEFAVLLPEIEEPESPEVVAEKIRVAIAEAHFASVGQVTVSIGVGLAELSDSNASALIRRADQQLYQAKGAGRNRVCCTA from the coding sequence ATGTTCAAAGCAAGCCTGCGTAGCCACCTGACCCTCTGGTTTGCCGGCCTGTCGCTGCTCACCTTATTGAGTGTGGGCTTCTACGTCGGCCACATCGCCACCGGGCAGATGAAACAGGCGAGCGGCAATGCGTTGTTGAGCACCGCCAAATCCGCCGCCGAGTTGTTGGGTGCGCAATTGCGTGAACGTCAGCTCGAAGTGTCGCTGCTCAGCCGGGCACCGCTGTTGAAGCGTGGCAACCTCGACGACCCGGACATTTTGACTTCGATGGAACTGCGCACGCAGTCCCGCGCCGAATACGCCTGGATGGGCGTGGCCGATGCGGATGGGCGCGTGCGGCAAGCGGTAAACGGGTTGCTGGTCAATCAGTCGGTGAAGGAGCGCCCGTGGTTTCAGGCCGGACTGCGCGGTGACTACACCGGCGATCCGCACGAGGCGGTGTTGCTCGCCAAACTGTTGCCCGGAAGCGCCAGCGGCGAACCGTTGCGGTTCATCGATTTTGCCGCGCCGATCCGCAATGCCCAGGGCCAGGTGGTCGGCGTGCTGGGCGCCCACGCACATTGGAGCTGGGTGACGAAGATTGTCGATGCCGCTGTGTTGCAAAAAGGCACGGCGCCGGAAGTCGAAGCGTTGATCGTCGATCACGACGGCAAAGTGCTGTACCCGGAACAACTCGCCGGGGAACAACTGCCGAATTTGCCAGGGACATTGAAAACCCCTGACACCGCGCCGGGCTGGTCGGTGGGCAATGGCTACCTGACCAGTGCGGTCGCCGTGCCGACACCGTCGAGCGCAGGCCTGACGTGGTACATCGCGGTTCGCCAGCCACTGGATATCGCCCTGCATCCCGCGCGAGTGCTGTTTTACAAATTGCTGGCGCTGGGATTTATTGCTGCGATCATTTTCGGTCTGGTGGCGTATTACCTGGCGCTGCACCTCAGCCGGCCGATCGAGCAACTGGCACGGGCGGCCAAACAGGTGCAGGACCACCAACCCGACGTGGCCTTCCCGCTGCAGCATTCGGTACGGGAAATCGCCCAGCTGGTGCAGTCCATCCAAGGCATGACCCAGTCGTTACTCGGCAAGGAGCGTGAATTGCAGGAGGCCAATACCTCGCTGGAAGCCACCGTCGCGCAACGCACGGTCGCCCTCACCCAGGCCAATGCCAACTTGTTGAAACTGGCGACCCATGACGCGCTGACCGGCGTGTTCAACCGCCGGCGTTTCGATGAGAAGCTGGCCGAGTGCAGCCTGCTGTTTCAGCGTACGGGGCGCACGTTCGCGCTGCTGTTCATCGACGTTGACTACTTCAAGCGCATCAACGATACCCACGGCCATGCGATCGGCGATGAAGTGCTGGAACAATTGGCGAAGCTGATCCAGCGCAACACCCGCGCTACCGACTTCGTTGCACGCTACGGTGGCGAAGAGTTTGCCGTGCTGTTGCCGGAAATCGAAGAACCGGAAAGCCCCGAGGTGGTCGCCGAAAAGATTCGTGTGGCGATTGCCGAGGCGCACTTTGCCTCGGTCGGCCAAGTGACCGTGAGCATCGGCGTTGGCCTGGCGGAGCTATCGGACAGTAATGCCTCGGCGCTGATCAGGCGCGCCGATCAGCAGTTGTACCAAGCCAAAGGCGCGGGACGGAACCGGGTTTGCTGTACAGCGTAA
- a CDS encoding LysE family translocator: MAPMTLSAGPGNLMVATSGAQSGVRRSVRFIVGLDITYFLLAVLVGLGLYHTLMSHPTLVWWLQVIGSFYILWLGVRLLRRPLKAPDDKALHLQFRDGIVVQLGNVQGIVMLLVMFTTFLPSGDTSSSVVLILSAALISLNFFSHVIWVSMGSTVQKLIRARPRLLAFQNTVFGLMLIAVAIWIFLRTGPL; the protein is encoded by the coding sequence ATGGCACCGATGACCCTGAGTGCCGGCCCCGGCAACCTGATGGTGGCGACCTCTGGCGCGCAGAGCGGTGTGCGCCGCTCGGTGCGGTTTATCGTCGGGCTCGATATCACCTACTTTCTGCTCGCGGTACTGGTGGGGCTGGGGCTTTATCACACGCTGATGAGCCATCCGACCCTGGTTTGGTGGCTGCAAGTGATCGGCAGTTTCTACATCTTGTGGCTCGGTGTCCGGCTGCTGCGCCGCCCCTTGAAAGCCCCCGACGACAAGGCCCTGCATTTGCAATTTCGCGACGGCATCGTGGTGCAACTGGGCAATGTGCAAGGCATCGTGATGTTGCTGGTGATGTTCACCACGTTTTTGCCCTCCGGCGACACCAGCAGCAGCGTCGTGCTGATCCTCAGCGCCGCGCTGATTTCGCTAAATTTTTTCTCCCACGTCATCTGGGTATCGATGGGCTCGACGGTGCAGAAGCTGATCCGGGCACGGCCCAGGCTGCTGGCATTTCAGAACACGGTCTTCGGACTGATGCTGATCGCCGTAGCGATCTGGATTTTCCTGCGTACCGGCCCGCTGTAA
- a CDS encoding cobalamin B12-binding domain-containing protein, with the protein MTVPSDSHSWNLVFMEFLLNDFGYKVDNMGPNTPMDEVIERLHSHGYAMVVVSTVNGHGYIEGTELARRIRSETKHAEALYIGGKICTENDVGTIARHSDTLMAAGFDEVFDDSVTNSFDAFQQLLSAQLYPTYLEKRVAG; encoded by the coding sequence ATGACTGTTCCCTCCGATTCCCATAGCTGGAACTTGGTATTCATGGAGTTCCTGCTCAATGACTTCGGTTACAAGGTCGACAACATGGGGCCCAACACGCCGATGGATGAAGTGATTGAGCGGCTGCACAGTCACGGTTACGCGATGGTCGTGGTGAGCACAGTCAACGGCCACGGTTACATCGAAGGCACTGAACTCGCCCGACGCATCCGTAGCGAAACGAAGCATGCCGAGGCGCTGTATATCGGCGGCAAGATCTGCACCGAAAACGACGTCGGGACCATTGCCCGGCATAGCGATACGCTGATGGCTGCCGGTTTTGACGAGGTGTTCGACGACAGCGTGACGAACAGCTTCGATGCCTTTCAGCAACTGCTGAGCGCCCAGCTGTACCCGACATACCTGGAAAAACGGGTCGCCGGATGA
- a CDS encoding methylaspartate mutase, producing the protein MIDFNRHVLERYDSHGPVLQPRMGFSCPGRMQAGLQATAVSRANTVCTITLDAFTRVKDLDAAQRAIDSGSMLNGYPIVNHPAAQTRAMLDQIHTRYRLPVQIRHGSPDPLHIFKRMVEIGSATTEGGPLSYCLPYSRTPLRQAFSDWEKACQVLASGVEHSHIESFAGCMMGQMCDPAILVALNILEGLFLRAQGIETLSFSYAQGTSPVQDRAAVTALQQLAAEYFAPDSYHCVGYVFMGFFPRTLGGFCRITGDALGMIRATGVQRVIIKTPVESRRIPRIEENIAALEYADYCLRTDGALPDIPFDRQEYVRIFNTAKRLIEGTLTRDADLSEAILDAFDSGFLSIPYCLHPDNKRGAGTVVTAQNYYQGFEGERVENAFSFLAALRHNIRTYDAVL; encoded by the coding sequence ATGATCGACTTCAACCGCCACGTCCTCGAACGGTACGACTCGCACGGCCCGGTCTTGCAGCCGCGAATGGGCTTCAGTTGCCCGGGCCGGATGCAGGCCGGGCTGCAAGCCACGGCGGTCAGTCGTGCGAACACCGTGTGCACCATCACCCTCGATGCCTTCACTCGGGTGAAAGACCTCGACGCGGCACAGCGCGCGATTGATAGCGGATCCATGCTCAACGGCTATCCGATCGTCAACCATCCGGCGGCCCAGACCCGCGCCATGCTCGATCAGATTCATACCCGCTATCGTCTGCCGGTGCAGATTCGTCATGGCTCTCCCGACCCGCTGCATATTTTTAAGCGCATGGTCGAAATCGGCTCGGCCACCACCGAGGGCGGGCCACTTTCCTATTGCTTGCCCTACAGCCGCACGCCGTTGCGCCAGGCATTCAGTGATTGGGAAAAAGCCTGTCAGGTGTTGGCCAGTGGTGTCGAACACAGCCACATCGAAAGCTTCGCCGGTTGCATGATGGGGCAGATGTGCGACCCGGCTATCCTGGTCGCACTGAATATTCTTGAAGGGTTGTTTTTGCGCGCCCAGGGGATCGAGACCCTGTCCTTTTCCTACGCCCAAGGCACCTCTCCCGTACAGGACCGCGCGGCGGTGACGGCCTTGCAGCAACTTGCCGCCGAGTACTTTGCGCCGGACAGTTATCACTGCGTGGGGTATGTGTTCATGGGGTTTTTCCCGCGCACACTGGGCGGTTTCTGCCGAATCACTGGCGATGCGCTGGGCATGATCCGCGCCACCGGCGTGCAGCGGGTGATCATCAAGACGCCAGTGGAATCACGCCGGATTCCTCGGATCGAGGAGAACATCGCCGCGCTGGAATATGCCGATTATTGCCTGCGCACCGACGGTGCTTTGCCGGACATTCCTTTCGACAGGCAAGAATATGTGCGCATTTTCAACACTGCGAAACGACTGATCGAGGGCACACTGACGCGCGACGCTGACTTGTCGGAAGCGATTCTCGACGCTTTCGACAGTGGTTTCCTATCGATTCCGTATTGCCTGCACCCGGACAACAAACGGGGCGCCGGCACCGTGGTCACCGCGCAAAACTATTACCAGGGGTTCGAGGGCGAACGAGTAGAGAATGCCTTCTCGTTCCTGGCGGCGCTGCGGCACAACATCCGGACTTATGATGCGGTGCTTTGA
- a CDS encoding quinone oxidoreductase family protein, which translates to MTHAHGMVFAAPGAPDVLELREYELRAPGLGEITVAIEAAGVNFIDLHRRSGVLEDGSSFPRNLGMEGAGRVVECGPQVHGFAPGDRVAFVDSSTGSYASHAVLPAARTIRLPDDVPSELAASLMLKGLAAEYLTHRCVPLKPDDWVVWHAAAGGVGSIATGWLIARGVRVIGLASTVAKRHQVLEAGCSAAFDAQAPRTPVFIREMTEGQGAHIVFDSVGAASVEMSLASLRPRGHLVLFGNASGDVTGFNLSRLGYLGSLHVTRPSLKHYIGQDNELAAASDRVLLALAAGAIRPPQVTRMPLAEAAQAHRMVQDRQTRGSLILVP; encoded by the coding sequence ATGACCCACGCACATGGAATGGTGTTCGCCGCCCCCGGAGCCCCGGACGTCCTCGAACTGCGCGAATATGAACTGCGCGCCCCCGGCCTCGGGGAGATCACCGTCGCCATCGAAGCGGCGGGCGTGAACTTCATCGACCTGCACCGTCGCTCCGGCGTGCTGGAGGACGGGTCATCCTTCCCCCGGAACCTCGGTATGGAAGGCGCGGGCCGGGTTGTCGAATGTGGACCGCAAGTGCATGGTTTTGCACCCGGTGACCGGGTAGCGTTCGTCGACAGCTCGACCGGAAGCTATGCCAGCCATGCGGTGCTACCGGCAGCAAGGACGATCCGCCTGCCCGATGATGTGCCGAGCGAACTCGCCGCGTCATTGATGCTCAAGGGGCTGGCCGCCGAATACCTGACCCATCGCTGCGTACCGCTCAAACCGGATGACTGGGTGGTCTGGCACGCGGCGGCAGGCGGGGTCGGCAGCATTGCGACGGGCTGGCTGATCGCACGCGGCGTACGCGTCATTGGTCTGGCTTCGACTGTAGCGAAAAGGCACCAGGTGCTGGAAGCCGGTTGCAGCGCCGCCTTCGATGCCCAAGCCCCAAGGACGCCGGTGTTTATTCGTGAAATGACCGAGGGCCAGGGCGCTCACATCGTTTTCGATTCCGTCGGGGCCGCGTCCGTGGAAATGTCACTGGCGAGCCTGCGTCCACGCGGTCACCTGGTGCTGTTTGGCAATGCCTCCGGCGACGTGACCGGTTTCAATCTGTCGCGACTCGGCTACCTGGGCTCGTTGCATGTGACCCGGCCGTCCTTGAAACACTACATCGGCCAGGACAACGAACTCGCTGCCGCCTCAGATCGGGTGCTACTGGCGTTGGCTGCCGGCGCGATCCGGCCGCCACAAGTAACGCGCATGCCGCTCGCCGAGGCAGCACAGGCCCATCGCATGGTTCAGGACCGACAAACCCGGGGATCACTGATCCTCGTGCCCTGA
- a CDS encoding ParD-like family protein, which produces MGIVKISEDMHENLRVASNALSRSINAQAEHWMRIGMLAELHPDLDHSDICRLLIRAEQAGGLDLQQVCALADESQARAGAVQ; this is translated from the coding sequence GTGGGAATCGTTAAAATTTCAGAAGACATGCACGAGAATCTGCGCGTCGCCAGCAATGCGCTGAGTCGCTCTATCAACGCTCAGGCTGAGCACTGGATGCGCATCGGCATGCTCGCGGAATTGCATCCCGACCTGGATCACAGTGACATTTGCCGTTTGTTGATTCGCGCAGAACAGGCCGGTGGCCTCGATTTGCAACAGGTGTGCGCACTGGCCGATGAATCGCAAGCCCGCGCAGGAGCCGTGCAATGA
- the map gene encoding type I methionyl aminopeptidase yields MNRAVRTSVVINSPAHIAQSGVAGQMAAEVLAMIGAYVKAGVTLDELDRRCNDYIVNVQKAIPGNVGYHGFPKTVCISVNEVVCHGIPSAQVLKDGDIVNIDIAVVKDGWFGDTSRMYFVGEPSPEARRLVQTTYEAMCAGIRVVRPGATLGDIGHAIQSVAERDGFSVVREYCGHGIGKVYHDEPQVLHYGYPGQGLKLKTGMIFTIEPMLNAGKRHVKTLADGWTVVTKDLSWSAQWEHMVAVTDDGFEVLTSWPDQVEGYPAP; encoded by the coding sequence ATGAACCGCGCCGTGAGAACCAGCGTCGTGATCAACAGTCCGGCACACATCGCCCAGTCCGGCGTGGCGGGCCAGATGGCGGCCGAGGTGCTGGCAATGATCGGGGCGTACGTCAAAGCCGGGGTTACGCTGGATGAACTCGATCGCCGTTGCAACGACTACATCGTCAACGTGCAGAAAGCCATTCCAGGCAATGTCGGCTATCACGGGTTTCCGAAAACCGTGTGCATTTCGGTCAACGAAGTGGTGTGTCACGGCATCCCTTCAGCCCAGGTGCTGAAGGACGGCGACATCGTCAACATCGATATTGCCGTGGTCAAGGACGGTTGGTTCGGCGACACCAGTCGCATGTACTTCGTCGGTGAACCGAGCCCGGAAGCGCGGCGTCTGGTGCAGACCACCTATGAGGCGATGTGCGCCGGTATCCGCGTCGTACGCCCCGGCGCGACACTGGGCGACATCGGTCACGCGATCCAGAGCGTGGCCGAGCGCGACGGTTTCAGCGTGGTGCGCGAGTACTGCGGGCATGGCATCGGCAAGGTATATCACGATGAGCCGCAGGTGTTGCATTACGGCTATCCGGGCCAGGGCCTGAAGTTGAAGACCGGGATGATTTTCACCATCGAACCGATGCTCAACGCCGGCAAACGCCATGTCAAAACCCTGGCCGATGGCTGGACCGTGGTAACCAAGGACCTTTCGTGGTCAGCGCAGTGGGAGCACATGGTGGCGGTCACGGATGATGGCTTCGAAGTGCTGACCTCCTGGCCGGATCAGGTCGAAGGCTATCCGGCGCCGTAA
- a CDS encoding LysR family transcriptional regulator, translated as MNWDDLKVFIFVAKSNNVTEAGNLLKVSASTVARRIAGLEESLGTVLFLKKTNGYFLTEAGRALLPLALESEERFKLIERQMSQPGERMAGQVRIDCPELMGTHLIIPALNEFREQYPGIGFDFMNSAVSSKLTQSQSDIIIRLHRPDNGNFTMRRVGTLVQSLFCSEGYANVYGLPADVAELKHHYLIGWTEEMSYMPLARWLREISADQKLWMRVSNLNGQLKAVESNLGIAALPAYVGHRLGLRQVLPDGPSRHSDIWLLRNQATQGLGRVDRVVDYLTGLFHSRTTEIP; from the coding sequence ATGAACTGGGACGATCTGAAGGTTTTTATCTTTGTCGCCAAATCGAACAACGTGACCGAGGCGGGAAACCTGCTAAAAGTTTCGGCCTCGACCGTGGCGCGACGAATCGCCGGGCTGGAGGAATCGCTCGGTACTGTGTTGTTCCTGAAGAAGACCAACGGCTATTTCCTGACTGAAGCCGGGAGGGCGCTGTTGCCGCTGGCGCTGGAGTCGGAGGAACGCTTCAAACTGATCGAAAGGCAGATGTCGCAGCCAGGCGAACGGATGGCAGGGCAGGTGCGTATCGATTGCCCGGAGCTGATGGGCACGCACTTGATCATTCCGGCGCTGAACGAGTTTCGCGAGCAGTACCCGGGGATTGGCTTTGACTTCATGAATTCGGCGGTTTCGTCAAAGCTGACGCAAAGCCAGAGCGACATCATTATCCGGTTGCACCGACCCGATAACGGTAATTTCACCATGCGCCGGGTCGGTACCCTGGTGCAGAGCCTGTTCTGCTCCGAAGGCTATGCCAACGTTTATGGCTTGCCGGCGGACGTCGCCGAGTTGAAGCACCACTATCTGATCGGCTGGACTGAAGAAATGTCCTATATGCCGCTCGCCCGGTGGTTGAGAGAAATAAGTGCTGACCAGAAGCTCTGGATGCGCGTGTCCAACCTCAATGGCCAGCTCAAGGCCGTCGAATCCAATCTTGGCATCGCCGCGTTGCCCGCCTATGTCGGGCACCGATTGGGTTTGCGTCAGGTGCTGCCTGACGGGCCTTCGCGCCATTCTGATATCTGGCTGCTGCGCAATCAGGCGACCCAGGGCTTGGGCCGGGTTGATCGGGTGGTGGACTACCTGACGGGCCTGTTCCACAGCCGAACCACCGAAATACCCTGA
- a CDS encoding fatty acid desaturase: MIRNSMRALPGFMQPFLSWLTAKPLPEDLNQARQLRPVHHILVSVGLIAFGVLFAAIGYLHASLALWLLGFVIATGGIKQMQVMICHNCAHDMVFEQRELNVRVGRLISGVLMLKPFDIYKQEHALHHSSRTLLTDDDDTLSYLRNVVGLTPSDSIATLWTKLVSAALSPQAMLRSAWGRLKATAGAPDRPVARWTLIFWATLSLLAAAVGHFDLFVMTWVVPVFIGYHISTTFRLAAEHTWPSIQVLERRGIDFICESTTGVFIGEELRIPEGAGAVRRFAHIGVWLIKMLGFHLFIRLFVMVGDTPCHDFHHRRPRSKDWPNYVTARERDRLEGARPFPSNYIDHWGYISAVTTNFRKFQQALPYYTNRLATSEGF; encoded by the coding sequence ATGATACGTAACTCGATGCGCGCACTTCCGGGGTTCATGCAACCGTTTTTGAGTTGGCTCACGGCCAAGCCACTGCCTGAAGATCTCAATCAGGCCCGCCAGTTGAGGCCGGTTCACCATATTCTTGTGTCAGTGGGATTAATAGCGTTCGGCGTGCTGTTCGCCGCAATCGGTTACTTGCACGCCAGCCTCGCCCTCTGGTTGTTGGGCTTTGTCATCGCAACCGGTGGCATCAAGCAGATGCAGGTCATGATCTGCCATAACTGCGCCCACGACATGGTGTTTGAACAACGTGAGTTGAATGTTCGAGTGGGCCGGCTTATCTCTGGCGTACTGATGCTCAAGCCGTTTGATATCTACAAACAGGAACACGCCCTGCATCACAGCTCCAGAACCCTGCTGACCGACGATGACGACACACTGTCCTACCTGCGGAACGTGGTGGGCTTAACACCGTCCGACAGCATCGCCACCCTGTGGACCAAACTGGTGAGCGCCGCGTTGTCGCCACAGGCCATGCTGCGTTCTGCCTGGGGAAGATTGAAGGCGACGGCGGGCGCACCAGACAGGCCGGTGGCGCGATGGACGCTGATCTTCTGGGCGACCCTCTCGTTACTGGCGGCAGCCGTTGGGCACTTCGATCTCTTTGTGATGACGTGGGTCGTACCGGTGTTCATCGGCTATCACATCAGCACCACCTTCCGCCTGGCGGCCGAGCACACCTGGCCCAGCATCCAGGTACTGGAGCGACGCGGTATCGACTTCATTTGCGAAAGCACGACCGGGGTGTTTATCGGTGAAGAACTGCGCATACCTGAAGGCGCCGGCGCTGTTCGACGCTTCGCTCATATCGGCGTATGGCTGATCAAGATGCTGGGTTTCCACTTGTTTATCCGCTTGTTCGTCATGGTCGGCGATACACCGTGTCATGACTTCCATCACCGGCGCCCAAGATCGAAGGACTGGCCCAACTACGTGACAGCACGAGAGCGGGACAGGCTCGAAGGCGCCCGGCCTTTTCCCAGTAACTACATCGACCATTGGGGATATATCAGCGCTGTCACGACCAACTTTCGCAAGTTCCAGCAGGCACTTCCGTATTACACAAACAGGCTGGCTACCTCAGAGGGATTTTAA